From the genome of Arthrobacter sp. ERGS1:01:
CCAGATAGTCCCGAACCCACAATGTCACGACTAGGTTTTGGGCGCCCAAAACCTGTGCGCTGAGACGACAGCTGGGCAGGTCGGCGAAGTACCCGCCCACAGCGTCTACCTGGGTCGCCGGAACATTGAGTACCAGCGTCACCTCCCGAAGGTCCTGCTGGAAGGCCATGGACGTATCGCACCTGAGGGCCACGTAGCCTGTTGCAAGAAAGCGCTCTAGGCGCCGCTTGGCCGTCTGCGGGGAGACGCCGCAAGCGGCGCCCAGTTCCGCCCAGGTGGCCCGCCCGTCGCGAGCAAGTTCCTCCAGCAACACCGCATCCAGCCGGTCCGGTTGGAACTCTTGTTGCGGTACCTGACGGCCGGCGGCAACGGCTCGCGCCCGCCCGGGTTCTAGGGTTCCGTGGCGCCAATCGGTGGCCTGCCGGTACAGCTTGGTGATAAGAACGATCTCTCTGCCGGTCACGCCCGGCAGGTCTGCGAACGAACCTGTGAGGATGTCCATCAGGGCCTCGTGGCTGGAGGCAAAACAGTCAATGAAGAAATCGTGCGCACCCGAGACCAAGGACACGGTGCCGAAGGCCGGCTCTGCGCAGAGCCGATGGACAAGTGCCTCGTGGTCAGCTGGCGAGGACGAGAGGTAGATGAATGCCGACCAACCCACACGGGGGTAGCGCGGCCCCGGAGCGGGTGTGACCCAGGCCAAGCCTTGTTCTGCCAGAGCGCTCCAATGGCGGGCGATAGTGGGGGCGGAAAGATTGAGGGCATCAGCAACCCGGGCCCAATCCGCGCGGGGATTGACCTGAAGGGCATTTACGATTTCAAGATCTAGCTCCGATAGCATGATTGATTCTTACATTTTTGATGGACTGATCACTATTTCAAACATTTTTGACGTGACATGTGGGCGTGAAGATAGTGTTGTGACTCGCGCCACTTGGGCGCAAGCGCCCAAACCGTAAGGATGCACATGGGAAACAAGACAGCCCCACCGGCCGCGGCGGCCATAGCGAGACGAACCGTCGTGGGCATGATCGTGGCGATGGCTCTGATCGAATCACTCAGCGGCGTCACTCAGGGATATTTGAATCCCATCCTGCCCGCTCTCGGGCCGGTCTTTTCGATCGATGATCCGACGATCAACGGCATCTTCTTGATCTCCAACGTCAGCTTTGCCGTCCTCACACCGATCATCTCCCGGCTCGGTGACAGTTATGGATACCGGCTCGTGCTCCGCGGGTCGACAGGCATTGTCACTGCCGGCGTGCTCATGATGGCCCTTTGGCCTTCTCTGTGGACCGTGACGGTAGGTGTTGTCATGCTTACCTGCGTCGTGGGGTTCATTCCACTCATGATGGGCATCTTGAGGGTGACCAGCCCCGGACAAACCCGCACGGGCGTCAGCGTGATGATCGGCATGCTGATGATCATGGTTGGCCTGGGAGGCTTGCTGGCCGGGATCGTTGGAGTCACCCACCCCACCCTTGGGTTCTGGGTGGCGGTCCCGTTCGCCATTGTGGCCCTGGTCTGCTCCTTCCTGCTGCCTGACGCTGGGACGCCCACACGGGAGGGGCTCGCTCTCGCACCCTTGATGGCATGTTCCCTGGGGTTGATCGGCCTTGTGGTCGCGCTGTCGATGGGCCCGGATTGGGGCTGGCTGGATGCCCGGACGATCGGCTCGGGACTACTGGGGCTGGCGTTGCTGGTCGTATGGATCGCCATTGACGTCCGAAGCCTCCCGGCCAGGAAGAGGTTCGTGGACCTGCGCATGCTCGCCAATCCGCGGATCCGCACCGTATCTCTGGCGACCTTCTTCTTCGGGTTCGCCTCCATCAGCTACTTCGGCACGAACGGAATCTTCCTGCACGCGAACCCGGACAAGGCCGGCTACGGATTCGCATTCAGTTCACTCATGATTGCCATCATCTTGGCCGGAGCATCCGTGTTCTCGCTCCTGTCCTCATTGTTAACCGCCCCCTTGCTGAGGGTGATTGGCGAGCGTGCAACCCTGGTTCTCGCCGGTCTGCTGTTGGCCGGAGGTTTTATGGTCATGGCGGTGGCCCATGGTTCCTTCGTAGCGTATTGTGCCGGGTTTGCGATGTTCAATATCAGCCTTGGGATGTATCAGGCGGGGACACGGGCGTTGTCGGTGGAAGGTGTCCCGCTAGCGGAGACTTCAACGGCGGCCGGGCTCAATGAGTTGGCCTTATCAGTCGGGGTAGCCGTGGGTGCTGCCGTGGTGAAAATGATTTCGTCCTCGTTCGCTGTCTCCGGTCACATCAGTGAAAGCGGCCTCTCCGTCATTTGGGGAACCCTAGCCGTTGCCGCCTTGATCGCGGCGGCAGCTTCCACCCTGTATCCCAAGCGCCATGCCGTTGGAGTCCTGTCATGAATACACATGCCCCTCGGGTTTCCGCTTCCCGGTCGGCGGCATTCGACAGTGCCTCCGCCGTGGGGATCGAGGCCAGGATGGCAGCAGCGTTGGAGCATTGGCAGTCCGAGGTCATCGACCTGAGCCACGCAATTCACGCCGATCCCGAACCCAGCGGGGAGGAGCTTCGAGCCGCCAGACGGGTTTCCTCGCTGCTGACAGCAGCCGGTTTCACCTTCGATGCCATCCAGCCCGAACTCCCAGCCTCTTTCAGTGCACGATTAGGCTCCGGTTCGCTGGTAGTGGCGCTCTGTATTGAATACGACGCACTTCCAGGCATTGGACATGCCTGCGGGCACAATGTAAACGCGGCGTCAGCCGTGGGGGCGGCCCTCGTGCTCGCTGCCGTGGCCGATGACCTTGGCATCACCGTCAAGGTCCTGGGCACCCCGGCTGAGGAGACCACCGGCGGCAAGGTCGACCTGATCAACGAAGGATTCTTTGACGATGTCTCGATGGCCATGATGGCCCATGCCGGCGCCGAGGACGTAGTGGGAAGCACCTCGCTGGCGGTAAACATGTGGAATGTGCTCTACGAGGGACGCCCAGCACACGCCGCAGCAGCACCCGATCAGGGCATCAACGCCCTGGACGCACTGGTGGTGGCCCAAGTTGCCGTTTCGTTGGCGAGGCAACAGCTTCCGCCGGGATCCATTGTCTCGCTCATCGTGACCGAAGGCGGAAGCGCGGTTAACGTCATACCAGAACGCGCCCGGGCCAGCGTGGAAATGCGTTCCCCCACCGTGGCCGGCCTGAGTGTCATCGAGAATCGCGTGCGGCGTTGTCTGGAGGCCGGAGCACACGCCAGTGGCAGCACACTCACAATCACCCCAGCGGGCCATGCCTTTGTAGAATTGCGGCAGGACTCCTTCCTCTCCGAGGCCTACGGCAAGGCCATGGTGACACGGGGGCGGGACGTCCGCTACAGCGAAGCGCCAGTAGCCTCCACGGACATGGGCAACGTCTCCCACCTGGTGCCAAGCATTCACCCGCTGCTCGGCTACGACGTGGGCGGGGCCGTCCACCACACTGCAGAGTTTGCCGAGCACGGGGCATCGATCTCCGCGGACCAGGCGGTGATCGACGGCGCATTCGGTCTGGCGGTGGCCGCCAGCGCAGCGGCCTCGGACCCGCTGCAACGTCAACGGCTACTTGGCAACACCACCGAAAAAACCCCACCATTCCCTACGTTGGCTGAGCCCTTCCCCCGGGTCTAACCAACCCTGACCCTAGTGAAGATTGCAACACTATCTGGTTAGGGACATTATCCAAGTGTGTACGATTTCGATGCGGACCCAGAATTGACTCGTGCGGCCCTCCCGCAAGCAGTTCTCGCGGTGCTCCGCGATGGGGAAAACCATGGGTATGTTATCGCCGAGTCCTTGACCAAGGCCACCCGCGTCATCGTTGAGGCCGGCTGAAGTCGCGGACCTATGACACGAAGGAATGCGAGAAGCGCATCGTCATGGAGTTTGAGGTTGATGAGATCGGCCCCTTGCTGCGTTGTGCCGCTGCGAAGGTCAACCGTACCCAACGCAGCAGCCATGGCGCCGGAGGAGCTGTACCGGCTAACCAGGGTAACCCGGCCGGGAATGGTCAGGCACGCCCGGGCTGGGGTGATTCATTGCCGGTCACAGCCGATGGCCCGTGGGCCATTCCCGGAGGCCAGAATGACGGTGGGTAGGGGAGCGGACCCGACCTGAGCGCCCTCGTTCTAACCACTGTTCTCGTGTCGGGGCTGGCAGGTACGCTAGCCCCGACACGCAACCGTGCACTACCCCGCATCTGATGCTTGAAATGAGATGACTATGAACGACGAACACTTTGAAGACCTCCGCGCCTGGGCCAGAGGCAGTTACACCGCCGAGGCGGCTACGGAGTTGTTGATCCGTGCCTTTGAGGGACGCTTCGCAGCACCGGGCAACTCCTGGATCCACAAGAGTGAGAAATCAGGAAAACACTGGATCCGCTTCGGTGAGATCCCTGAACATGTGGATGTGCTTTCCGGTGGTGAGAGCCGGTTCCTGAGGCTCGTGGCCTCCATTGCTGCTGTTGAGGTCAGTGTGGACTTGGGTGAGGTTCTTCCTGGACTTGATCGCCGGGTCCTCGAGCTGGTGCTGGCTGCGGTAGCGCACGCCGGCGGCAGCCACGAACATTCCGGCTTCACTACCAACACGGATGGCTCCCAAAGTATTGAGAGGCTCTCCACCCTGTACCCGTGGCCCGATGAAGCCTAAGAAGTCCCCGAGTTTTAGCCTGTCCCTGCCCGTCGAAACCGCGGATCAGGTACGTGCCGTGCAACAAGCTGTGGGAGCCCAGGAAGGGTACGCGTCCGTCAATGAGCTGCTGGCGGCGGCGGTTAATCGGGAGTTACGCTGGCTCCAACGCAAACACAACGGCGGTATGCCTTGGCGCGGGATCCCGGCCGGAGTCTTTCGCCCAGGCATGCGCACCAAGGAAGAAAGCCGGGGGAGTGGGCCTAACTCCACCGGTCGAACCACTCCACGGGGCAGAAGTGCCATGATTCAAGGGGAAAAATAGGCCGCTTGTGTCTAGTTGATCGGGGTGATCGTGACGTTATCTGTGGCGCAATACATTTGCCGACCCCGGCCGTCGGAGAGGTCGATCCAGACGGCACTACCGTCCGTTGCGACGGCGGATACCTGCCCCTGCAGGGTGTAGCCGTTGGCGAGTCCAAGGGCCACATCTTCCCCGCAGACGAGATTGATCCATTCGGCGTTAAGTTGGGTAGCGTCCGTTGTTGGGCCGTCTTTGACTGTTCCCCGTCGAGTCTTCATCATGATTCAAACCTACGATGTTCCTTCCCTGGATGGCATTGTGAAAGCTGTGACGTCTCCGACAGCAGACAAAACCATGTGAATTCGATGACCGGCAGTGAAAGAGGGTGGGGGCTGTAACCGGCGATGCCGGCACAGCCCCCACCCTCTTGAACTTGAGTGCTCTTAGTCCTTGTATCGGTTACTGAGCATTGGGAGGAATCGGTTCCTATTTCCCACCGCGATCAGAACAGTGAAGATCACGATCACGAGAGCGAAGAGAATACCAATCCAAGGTCCTGAAGCATCAATGGTCCTCGGGACCTGAAACAGCCCAGCCGCAGCCAGGACAAGGTAAAAGCTGTCACTGAGATACCTGCGAGGTCGTCGGTCCTTAACATGACTCTCTGACGTCGATTCGTTCATCATTGGTTCTCCTTCATTGAACAGATAGAGCGGAGCGGCATGTTAGGAGAAGCACGCATCCTTGATCCCGTTAATACCCAAGATTTCAGCGAACAGGCCACCTGAAGCTGCCATCGCTGCGTTCCATTTGGCACCGGCACCATTTGCGGCGTGATAGGCACGATAGATGATTTCGATACCGCGCTTGACGGAACCAAACCTGGTGATGAGTTTGGCGGCAACCTTTGCGCCAGCGCCCCAAGGAAGAATGGTGGTCCCCACAGTTGCGACACAGACGGTCCACCCCCACACCGTACTGGGATCTGCGACTACCGGGAAAGCAGTCTGCTCTGTGTGAGCTACCCGCTGCACCAGGGTCGTGCCATCAATAGTGAATGACGTAGGAACTGAGGCGCCGTTGGCATCATGTGCCCAGGGCGCCAGAACGCTACCCAAGATTGCTCCGTCCTGGCTTGAGAATTCTACGGAACCGTCCTTGAGTACTTTTGCTTTAGCTCTCGCGGGAATTTCAAGAGGAAACCGGTACTCCGTAGCCGCAGAGGCGGAGTCAATCTTGATGATCGATTGGCTACCTGATGCCGTGGCAAAGGTGGAAATCGTAGCGTCGGGAAGCTCAGTGTTCAGCAGAGCTTGACCTTGGCCTTCGAAGAGAGCAGCGGGGATGTCCGAGGGGCTGATTGCCTGCTTACTTGTAATGTTCCCGGGAATTTCAAGCGACAGGTCACCGGCGGCATCTTTTTCTACGACTTTCGCCGTGCCGGGAGCCACCTCGAGCTGGGTCCCAACGTTAGTTGCAACCGGGGATGCTTCTTGATTCTTCGCGACAGTGCTCGGGGATGCCGAAGCGACTCCGGATCCAGCGGCAACGATCGCAGTTGAGATCGTCAACCCAAGGACGATTCGCACAGGTAGAGAGACTTCTCTTTTGGACAACTTGTAAACCCCCAATAGAATTGGCACCCGACAACACGGTGCCATTGCAGCGACTAGGGCGTGTCTCCTAATGCGGTCAGCCAGATGGTGAGGGCGCGGAGGACGGCTCCGCCTCGGTAGGTGAGGGCGAGTTTGTCGTAACGGGTCGCCAGTCCGCGCCATTGTTTGAAGGTGTTGAAGTTTCGCTCAACGACGTTGCGGCCTTTGTAGTCTTCCTTGTCGAATGCTGGTGGTCGGCCACCGGAGGAGCCGCGGCGTTTCCGGTGCCCGATCTGATCGGATGGTTGCGGGATGACGGCCGTGATGCCCCGATCTCGAAGGTGGGTCCGGATTGCTTTTGAGGAGTAGGCCTTGTCTGCGCGTACCCGGTCCGGGCGGGTTCTTGGCCTGCCCGGACCGGCCCGGTTGATACTCAGATGGTCCATCAGGTGGGGAAACATGGGTGCGTCCCCGCCCTGGCCGGGAGCAACCAGTAACGCCAGGGGCCTGCCGTTGCCATCGACCAGGGCATGGATCTTCGTAGTCAGCCCGCCACGGGAGCGGCCAATTGCATGGTCGGCCGGCTCATCGAGCAGATTCATGTAATTCGATGGGTCCCCCTGTGGGGCGGGGAAGATTGGTGCCGTGCTGATGGGCGCGGTTGACCGTGGAATCGACCGAGACCGCCCAATCCACCAGGCCCACAGCATCGGCTGCAGTGAGCAGCTGGGCCAAGATCCCGTCCCACGTGCCGTCCCCGCTGTAGCGGCGGTGGCGTTTCCAGATCGTCTGCCATGGACCGAACTCGGTCGGCACGTCACGCCAAGCGATCCCGCACCGATACCGGTAAATGATGCCCTCGACCACCTTGCGGTCATCCCGAAAGGGGCGACCCCGACGGCCGGAGGACGAGGGGAGTAACGGCTGGATACGGGCCCACTGACCATCAGTCAAAACAGAAGTACGTGACACCCTTCAATCATTGCGCACCACCACACCACCATTTAGGAGACACGCCCTAGAGCTAGCCACTGGCCTTTCGGCACCACCGATGCTAACGAAGTATTTGCGAAAATGAGAAAGTTGACAACTTACCTGGTTTAGCCGGTGCGAGCTGGCGTCTACAGATTTACGCCTTAGCGGAGAGACAGCATATTTTCGCCATGGCGAATTGTTTCGCGTCGTACCTTCGCCCAGGCAGACGCACTCAGGAAGAACCTCAGGGGTACATCATCACGCTGCAAACACAAAAGAAGATGAAGAACTAGACCAGGAGAAGATGACATCACCGGCGGGCGTGTTGGTTAGCGAGTTGTCCTACCCCTGAAGCGGTCGATACCCCCGGACCATTTGATGGCCGGGAACTGACCGTGCAGATCGCTGAATAGTTCGTGGTCTAGTTCAGTGCCGGGGTGCGATGAGGTCACCCAAGATGAATCCGGTCGCCGTGTCAACCTGGGTGGTTCGATCTTGACGGCCCTACCCCAGGATTGTGACTGAATAGATGCGACCGGCCAGGGACCCGAAATGATCGTCGTCGACCACGACGAGCTTATAGTCAACGGCCGTCGCGTTTGTGAACCTTACGCGCCCCAGGAACCTGGGGGGCGTCGGTTCGAATCTGACTTGGGCCCAATGTGTGAGCGGGGCAAAAAGGCCCGGATTTACGGGGCTTCTGGTAGTGACGGGGAGGCTTTCCTCCCCGTCACCTCGCGCTTGAGTGTCTGTGGCATTCGAACCGGCGAATAGACTCAGGGCGAGACATTGGTCAGCCTTGGTGCGTCACGGTTCTCACTATTGATCTCCGCAGCTTCACCAGAGACCCTGCTTTTTGGCGTAGCTTCTCGCTGCTTCAGGCACTCAATCCGAAGCTGGGGATGCTAATACGGAGGAACGATGTATTTCCAGCGCCGAAACTGCGATCATTACGAAGATAGAAATACTGATAACAGTGAGCGCCGGAAAGGCTGCTATGGCGAGGGTCCCAGCTGTGCAGGCGAGGAACACTGTCGAGACAATGATTGGTAGCGAAGGTCTGAGCAGCGCAGCCCACACGACGATCATGAAGACGAATACCGGCAACGTGAGAGCCACTGAACCTGTCATCGTTGGTAGATTCTCCTCTGACTTTGCGAGCACATCTAGTTCGACTTCTATTCCCGCCGATAACGCACCAACTGCAGCAAAAATCAGGTAGTGCGGGTATCCGAACCCAAATCCGGTGCGTGCATTGCTAAGCCGCTTGCCGTGTGTTTGAGAGAAATAGATCCACCAGATTCCTGCAGCCAGTACAAGCCCGGCGAGGGCGAGCCGGATAACGTCCCCTGCATGACCACCCGCGTTTAGAGAATCGATTACTGCATTAGCAGATGCAAGCAGGCTCTCTCCAAGAAGGATCAGAACGAAGAGACTGTACCTCTCTGCGATATGGTGCGGATGCCAAGGTGTCTTCCGTGATTTTTCGGCCCAAACTGGAACCGTTAGCTCTAAGAACACCGCCGGCCAGAAGGTCCAGAACTGAACCTCGGTGGCGAACAGAATTCGCACCACCCAAATGATCTGTACGGCTGCGATGCCGATAGCATAGCGAAGTGCAACACTCCGCTGCTCTGGATCGGAGAGGGCCACTCTGATCCACTGGACGACCATTGCTAGACGCATGATCAGATATCCCCAAGTGACTGTTGCCCATTGGCCATCCACGAGCGCGCTTTGGATCCCCGCAGCGAGGACGAGAACCCCACCCATCTGCACGATAGTGGTCACCCGGTAGAGCCAGTCATCTGTGTCGAAGGCCGAGGCAAACCAGGTGAAATTCATCCAAGCCCACCAAATTGCGAAGAACACCATTGCGTACCCGAGCAGGGTCGCTAGTGTGTGACCTTCTGACACACCATGATGTAAGTTCTGCGATGCCTGCGAAACCGCAATGACAAAGACTAGATCAAAGAAGAGCTCCAGGGGACTTGCTACACGGTTCGGTTCGCTCGGCTCGCGGCCTGTCATCCGCTGGAGGCCAAATCGGCTCAAAGTTCTAGGTCGCACTAATTGCAGGGATCTGGAACGATGCGACTAGGCCGTCTCTGACCGTCACGGTTGCACTGGATTCCCCATTGAATACTCCACTATTCCAATGAAATCGAATCTTAGTAGCTACACCCACGGTGTCCGCATCGAACACGTCAATGATCGCACCCGCACCAACCGCGTCAGTTTCTGCCCACTGACGCACACCGGCGCGACCTCGGAGTACCCTGCCCCAATCGTCGATAATCCCGTCACTTCGAAACGAGCCGACAAACTTGTCGATATCCGCAGCATTGATAGCGTCGACTGTATTTTGCACGGCCAAGGGAAGCGGAACGCGGTTCATGATGAAGCTCCTCGATGAAAGATATTGATTTCTTACAAAATATCTATCAAATCCCGGCTTCTAGAGGGGGTGATCATCAGAAAATGACACCAGTATGGGGGTCATGTTCTCCATCAAACTCTCCCAACCACGATCAACGAGATTGAAGTCTGTAGGTGATGGTTCCCTTTCGCCCGCCAACAATACGGTGTACTGATTCCTTGGACACTTCTGACTCCCGCCATGTGTTGTTTGGACAGTAGGCTTTACATGTTGCGAATGGTTTCAAGATGAATCGGGTGGGAATGGACGCATGGTGCAGCATGTTGGCTCGGATCGGCGCACGGGACGCCGCGGGCCTCACCCCACGTTCACCTGGTGGCGCAACAAGGTCGTTGATCGCTTCGACGTCCAGCGTTGCGCTCACTGCAGCATTGGTATGGCAAGGGATCATGGTCATACTGTCACTTGCCGCGTTGGGCCAGCCCGGTTGGATACTTGCAACTTTCCAAGCGCTGGTCGGTGTCCTTGCCGCTTTCTCGATCCGGAGCAGGCGTTGGGGGCCCGCTCTGCCGCCCGCGATGGTCGCCATGGGAGTATGGGGCTACTTGCTGAGCGGGGATTTGGATTCGTCACTGACTTTCGCTGCGTGCTGGCAGATTAACTTCTCGGCGTTCTTCGCAGGACTCTTGATACTGCAAAGGTACGCAATCTGGATGGTTGTTGGGTCTGCCGTGTGCACGTCAGTAACCATCCTCCACTTTCTTCCTGATTGGGGTGCCCAACTGCCGGCGTCGATCTTGGTAACGCAGGCATCCATCATCATCGCTATTAGGTTGGGACTCGGGGCTCTGCTGCGCCATTCCAGCAAGACGGACGAGAGCGTCGAACTCGCGGACGAAGCTTCCCTTCGAGATGAAGCACTCACCTACCAAAGCGCTCGCCTAGCCGAGGACTCACGTGTTCTGCACGATACCGCTATCAATACGTTCGCCGCGATCGCGTCAGCAGGGGCCGGCGCCCGTGATGTAAGTCGAGTCATAACTCAGTGCGCCAGAGACCTTGAACTCATTGAAGAACTCCGTGGCGCTCGACGAACCACCGCCATCGCCACACTTCTGGATGTGTTCGAGCAGCCTGGCATCACCACCATTCGCCAAGGAGCAGGTGACGAAGCAATACAACTGGCGGGTACTGCTCTACCTCAACGCACCGTCGACGGGATCATCGGGTGTGTCCGCGAAGCCGTCACCAACGCGACGAAGCACTCGGGTGCGAACCACGTAGACGTCGAAGTGCTCACTTCTACAACGGAGCTAGTCGTCCGTGTGAGTGACGACGGTATTGGTTTTCGCGAAGACACGCCTGCCGGGCGCGGTGTGGACGCCTCCATCCGACGTCGGGCCATTGACCACAACTTTGCTGCCGACGTGCGCAGTACACTCGGCATGGGTACGGTGGTCACGCTCTCAATAGCTCTGGCACCCCTTTCAGCGGATCAAACGGAAAATTCGAACGACGCCGGACTAGAAGCTTCGGCATCCACAGTAAACCGTCGCTCCGGCAATTACTGGGGCCTAGGCGTCACGATAGTGAGCATTGTGCTTACCGTCGCAGGAGGCACCGATGATGGAGGCGCACTGTTCCCGATGATCGCGATCATGCTCGTCTCCTTGATCCTTGCCCGAACCCCGGTGCTGCGTCGCGGGAGGACCCTTTTGCCATTCCTACTCGTGCTCGGCACTTTGTCGGTGTTCTACCTCTCAGCGCGCGCGACTTCCTTTGGCCTCGTCGGGCCGGCGCACTGGCAAGCGCTCGCGGCGACCGGGCCGTTCGTGTTGTTGCTGTCGAGAACTAGGGGTAAGGCATGGCCTATTGTAGGAGCCTTCGCATGGGGTGCGGTGGTAGTTCTAATGGCTGTTTTCGCGTTGCCCACTTCTGAGACGGCTGCCGAGATTATTATCGTTGCCGGTCTAGTGGGGCTGGGATTCTCAGGCGTCTGGACAATGTTTCAACGTCTCGTGACCCGGCTTTCTAACCTGGAGGCAGTGTCGCGCGCCGAAACATTTCAGGCAAGTCTGCACACTGAGCTGGCAACTGTATCTCAGGCAAGCTATCAACGCTGGATGGACGCAGGACTCGACGCTTCGGCCACGCTGTTGCGGGGCATCCGGGACGGTAGGTTGAACCCTCATGCGGAGTCAACGAGGGCTGCTTGTGATGAAGAGGAACGGTATCTCCGCCAGCTCGTGCAGATCAATCCCGACCTCGTGCACATTGGCAAAGTATTCATGCCCACGCTTCGTCGCGCACGGGAACTTGGTATCGAGTTCAGACTGCGACTCGGAGACATCGATGCAGCCAATGAACACGTCGCGCGTGACATTAGCGACGTCGTCAGCGAGAACCTGATGTCAGCTGAGCATGGCGAGGCACTCGCCGTCAGTCTGTTCCCCGTAGCGGAAGGGCTGCAGTTGACGCTTACCGGATCGGCACTCCAAACACCTGAACACCTAGCAGATAAGGCTCGCCTCGTCTCACTTGGGCAACTTGAGCTACTTGAAATTTCTTTCCAATCAATGCAACCAGTACATCGAAAATCCAAGCATTTCGCTGGGACCGCTCGCATCCCAGTGCTGAACTTTCAGGAAGAACCCTATGACTGATCACCAAATTCAACGGGCCCGGATCGCTATCGTGGAAGACCATCTGCTGCAACGAACCCGCACCGAAGAGCTCCTGTCCAGATCCGGTAAGTACGAGGTCGTCTTCAGCGGGGCATCTGCGCCGGAGTTCACTCAATGGGTAGGAGCAGCGCCGATGGTCGAGCGTCCGCATCTACTCGTCCTCGACTTGATGGTCGACCGCCAACCGAGCGTCAGCCCCGCTCTCGTTGAAATAATGGTC
Proteins encoded in this window:
- a CDS encoding sensor histidine kinase; translated protein: MDAWCSMLARIGARDAAGLTPRSPGGATRSLIASTSSVALTAALVWQGIMVILSLAALGQPGWILATFQALVGVLAAFSIRSRRWGPALPPAMVAMGVWGYLLSGDLDSSLTFAACWQINFSAFFAGLLILQRYAIWMVVGSAVCTSVTILHFLPDWGAQLPASILVTQASIIIAIRLGLGALLRHSSKTDESVELADEASLRDEALTYQSARLAEDSRVLHDTAINTFAAIASAGAGARDVSRVITQCARDLELIEELRGARRTTAIATLLDVFEQPGITTIRQGAGDEAIQLAGTALPQRTVDGIIGCVREAVTNATKHSGANHVDVEVLTSTTELVVRVSDDGIGFREDTPAGRGVDASIRRRAIDHNFAADVRSTLGMGTVVTLSIALAPLSADQTENSNDAGLEASASTVNRRSGNYWGLGVTIVSIVLTVAGGTDDGGALFPMIAIMLVSLILARTPVLRRGRTLLPFLLVLGTLSVFYLSARATSFGLVGPAHWQALAATGPFVLLLSRTRGKAWPIVGAFAWGAVVVLMAVFALPTSETAAEIIIVAGLVGLGFSGVWTMFQRLVTRLSNLEAVSRAETFQASLHTELATVSQASYQRWMDAGLDASATLLRGIRDGRLNPHAESTRAACDEEERYLRQLVQINPDLVHIGKVFMPTLRRARELGIEFRLRLGDIDAANEHVARDISDVVSENLMSAEHGEALAVSLFPVAEGLQLTLTGSALQTPEHLADKARLVSLGQLELLEISFQSMQPVHRKSKHFAGTARIPVLNFQEEPYD
- a CDS encoding MFS transporter gives rise to the protein MIVAMALIESLSGVTQGYLNPILPALGPVFSIDDPTINGIFLISNVSFAVLTPIISRLGDSYGYRLVLRGSTGIVTAGVLMMALWPSLWTVTVGVVMLTCVVGFIPLMMGILRVTSPGQTRTGVSVMIGMLMIMVGLGGLLAGIVGVTHPTLGFWVAVPFAIVALVCSFLLPDAGTPTREGLALAPLMACSLGLIGLVVALSMGPDWGWLDARTIGSGLLGLALLVVWIAIDVRSLPARKRFVDLRMLANPRIRTVSLATFFFGFASISYFGTNGIFLHANPDKAGYGFAFSSLMIAIILAGASVFSLLSSLLTAPLLRVIGERATLVLAGLLLAGGFMVMAVAHGSFVAYCAGFAMFNISLGMYQAGTRALSVEGVPLAETSTAAGLNELALSVGVAVGAAVVKMISSSFAVSGHISESGLSVIWGTLAVAALIAAAASTLYPKRHAVGVLS
- a CDS encoding IS5 family transposase (programmed frameshift), whose amino-acid sequence is MSRTSVLTDGQWARIQPLLPSSSGRRGRPFRDDRKVVEGIIYRYRCGIAWRDVPTEFGPWQTIWKRHRRYSGDGTWDGILAQLLTAADAVGLVDWAVSVDSTVNRAHQHGTNLPRPTGGPSNYMNLLDEPADHAIGRSRGGLTTKIHALVDGNGRPLALLVAPGQGGDAPMFPHLMDHLSINRAGPGRPRTRPDRVRADKAYSSKAIRTHLRDRGITAVIPQPSDQIGHRKRRGSSGGRPPAFDKEDYKGRNVVERNFNTFKQWRGLATRYDKLALTYRGGAVLRALTIWLTALGDTP
- a CDS encoding ParB family protein, which produces MKPKKSPSFSLSLPVETADQVRAVQQAVGAQEGYASVNELLAAAVNRELRWLQRKHNGGMPWRGIPAGVFRPGMRTKEESRGSGPNSTGRTTPRGRSAMIQGEK
- a CDS encoding low temperature requirement protein A, with product MTGREPSEPNRVASPLELFFDLVFVIAVSQASQNLHHGVSEGHTLATLLGYAMVFFAIWWAWMNFTWFASAFDTDDWLYRVTTIVQMGGVLVLAAGIQSALVDGQWATVTWGYLIMRLAMVVQWIRVALSDPEQRSVALRYAIGIAAVQIIWVVRILFATEVQFWTFWPAVFLELTVPVWAEKSRKTPWHPHHIAERYSLFVLILLGESLLASANAVIDSLNAGGHAGDVIRLALAGLVLAAGIWWIYFSQTHGKRLSNARTGFGFGYPHYLIFAAVGALSAGIEVELDVLAKSEENLPTMTGSVALTLPVFVFMIVVWAALLRPSLPIIVSTVFLACTAGTLAIAAFPALTVISISIFVMIAVSALEIHRSSVLASPASD
- a CDS encoding Lrp/AsnC family transcriptional regulator, with amino-acid sequence MLSELDLEIVNALQVNPRADWARVADALNLSAPTIARHWSALAEQGLAWVTPAPGPRYPRVGWSAFIYLSSSPADHEALVHRLCAEPAFGTVSLVSGAHDFFIDCFASSHEALMDILTGSFADLPGVTGREIVLITKLYRQATDWRHGTLEPGRARAVAAGRQVPQQEFQPDRLDAVLLEELARDGRATWAELGAACGVSPQTAKRRLERFLATGYVALRCDTSMAFQQDLREVTLVLNVPATQVDAVGGYFADLPSCRLSAQVLGAQNLVVTLWVRDYLEVQGHERELAIRAPQSTVISRQAVIRNYKRLGHLLDETGRSCGLVPLPLWRGE
- a CDS encoding M20 family metallopeptidase, which gives rise to MNTHAPRVSASRSAAFDSASAVGIEARMAAALEHWQSEVIDLSHAIHADPEPSGEELRAARRVSSLLTAAGFTFDAIQPELPASFSARLGSGSLVVALCIEYDALPGIGHACGHNVNAASAVGAALVLAAVADDLGITVKVLGTPAEETTGGKVDLINEGFFDDVSMAMMAHAGAEDVVGSTSLAVNMWNVLYEGRPAHAAAAPDQGINALDALVVAQVAVSLARQQLPPGSIVSLIVTEGGSAVNVIPERARASVEMRSPTVAGLSVIENRVRRCLEAGAHASGSTLTITPAGHAFVELRQDSFLSEAYGKAMVTRGRDVRYSEAPVASTDMGNVSHLVPSIHPLLGYDVGGAVHHTAEFAEHGASISADQAVIDGAFGLAVAASAAASDPLQRQRLLGNTTEKTPPFPTLAEPFPRV